In Pseudomonas fakonensis, one DNA window encodes the following:
- a CDS encoding RrF2 family transcriptional regulator, with the protein MSLYSAGVEYGIHCLLFLVDERGDSREASVRDLAELQGVPQEYLAKVFTKLARAGLVAATEGVRGGFRLARPSDEITVLDIVTAIDGAKKIFDCREIRERCAVFEGSAPAWATEGVCAIHAVMLSAQKRMEEALAQQTILDLARRFGRKAPVEFGHKVNEWMGERRDGKGAGDIAGVTLIHPCALT; encoded by the coding sequence ATGTCGCTCTACAGTGCCGGCGTCGAGTACGGCATCCATTGCCTGTTGTTCCTGGTGGACGAACGTGGCGATAGCCGCGAGGCCAGCGTGCGTGACCTGGCCGAGTTGCAGGGCGTGCCACAGGAGTACCTGGCCAAGGTCTTCACCAAACTGGCCCGGGCCGGGCTGGTTGCTGCCACCGAGGGTGTGCGTGGCGGGTTCCGTTTGGCGCGGCCTTCGGACGAGATAACCGTGCTGGACATCGTCACGGCCATCGACGGGGCGAAGAAGATCTTCGATTGCCGCGAGATACGTGAGCGCTGCGCGGTGTTCGAGGGCTCGGCACCGGCCTGGGCTACCGAGGGGGTCTGCGCGATCCATGCGGTGATGCTTTCGGCGCAGAAGCGCATGGAGGAGGCTTTGGCGCAGCAGACCATCCTCGACCTGGCCCGGCGTTTTGGGCGCAAGGCGCCTGTGGAGTTTGGGCACAAGGTCAATGAGTGGATGGGGGAGCGGCGCGATGGCAAGGGCGCTGGGGATATTGCTGGTGTGACGCTCATTCACCCTTGCGCCCTTACGTAA
- a CDS encoding NAD(P)/FAD-dependent oxidoreductase, whose protein sequence is MTSRILIIGAGFAGVWSALSAARLLDQAQRDDVRISVLAPQPQLRIRPRFYEADAHTLQAPVDALFDAVGVEFIHGHVQTIDSAACQVGYVDGQGQAQQLGYDRLILAAGSQVARPAVPGLAEHTFDVDQMESAVHLEQHLKGLAALPASPARNTVVVCGGGFTGIETATEMPARLRSILGAGNVRVVLVDRGTRIGAALGAGITPSIVAASEQAGVEWLTGTSVVAVDAGGVTLDNGEYIASKTVIWTVGVKASPLTAQIAGERDSLGRLRVDDHLKVIGQAHIYATGDTAWAAVDELGNHALMTCQHAIPMGRHSGNNAMADLLGIAPVVYRQPKYVTCLDLGEWGAAYSEGWERELKLQGEEGKTLKRQINSVWIYPPEADRELALKAADPAIAIV, encoded by the coding sequence ATGACCTCTCGTATCCTGATCATCGGTGCCGGCTTTGCCGGTGTATGGAGCGCCCTGAGCGCCGCCCGCCTGCTCGACCAGGCCCAGCGCGATGACGTGCGCATCAGCGTGCTGGCCCCGCAGCCGCAACTGCGCATTCGCCCACGCTTCTACGAAGCCGACGCGCACACCCTGCAGGCACCCGTAGACGCACTGTTCGATGCAGTCGGTGTCGAGTTCATCCACGGCCATGTGCAAACCATCGACAGCGCCGCGTGCCAGGTCGGTTATGTCGACGGCCAGGGCCAGGCGCAGCAGCTCGGCTATGACCGCCTGATCCTCGCCGCCGGCAGCCAGGTGGCACGCCCTGCGGTGCCGGGCCTGGCCGAGCACACCTTCGATGTCGACCAGATGGAGTCGGCGGTACACCTTGAGCAGCACCTGAAGGGCCTGGCCGCCCTGCCCGCCTCGCCGGCACGCAACACCGTGGTGGTGTGCGGCGGCGGTTTCACCGGCATCGAGACCGCCACCGAAATGCCCGCCCGCCTGCGCAGCATCCTGGGCGCCGGTAATGTGCGCGTGGTGCTGGTAGATCGCGGCACCCGCATCGGCGCAGCCCTGGGCGCCGGCATCACCCCATCCATCGTCGCGGCCAGCGAACAGGCCGGCGTCGAATGGCTGACCGGCACCTCGGTAGTGGCGGTGGACGCCGGCGGCGTGACCCTGGACAACGGCGAATACATCGCCAGCAAGACCGTGATCTGGACCGTGGGCGTCAAGGCCAGCCCACTGACCGCGCAAATTGCCGGCGAGCGCGACAGCCTCGGTCGCCTGCGGGTCGACGACCACCTCAAGGTGATCGGCCAGGCGCACATCTACGCCACCGGCGATACCGCTTGGGCAGCTGTGGACGAACTGGGCAACCACGCCCTGATGACCTGCCAGCACGCCATCCCCATGGGCCGCCACTCAGGCAACAACGCCATGGCCGACCTGCTGGGCATCGCCCCTGTGGTGTACCGCCAGCCCAAGTACGTCACTTGCCTCGACCTCGGCGAGTGGGGCGCGGCCTACAGCGAGGGCTGGGAGCGCGAGCTGAAACTGCAGGGCGAGGAAGGCAAAACCCTCAAACGGCAAATTAATTCGGTGTGGATCTATCCGCCCGAAGCAGATCGCGAGCTGGCACTGAAAGCCGCAGACCCCGCGATTGCCATAGTCTGA
- a CDS encoding methyl-accepting chemotaxis protein: protein MQLRNMKIGKRAASVFALLGGLVLIMGLLALYETKQMDSATDEIRVTWMPAVVALNDISTNLGRVRAVTLRTALDDDPAERERNVALLGRINDELKQGLKDYEDTIIAADDRALFNAFNSAHQQYYTQQQDVLKDIAAGRAADAKRKISGPLTQYADSMMKAMGALIAYNGKGAEDASQRSSNVADEAFSVIIVSLVVIMLALVAIATLLTRSIVVPLADAVAVAERVATGDLTRDIQVTGRDEPAMLLRALSQMQQSLRDTLRKIAASSDQLASASEELHSVTEDTSRGLHQQSAEIDQAATAVNQMTAAVEEVANNAVSTADASKGADQTTRDGRDQVNQALSSLQHLVDDVTGTSEEIEQLATSANEISRVLDVIGSIAGQTNLLALNAAIEAARAGEAGRGFAVVADEVRALAHRTQQSTAEIEQMIGGIQTGTERAVSAMHSSQGRASGTLEVAQGAGQALEVIAEAIASINQRNLVIASASEEQAQVAREVDRNLVNIRDLAMQTSAGANQTSAAAQDLSRLAVDLNGMVAQFKL, encoded by the coding sequence ATGCAGTTACGGAATATGAAGATCGGTAAACGGGCCGCCAGCGTGTTTGCGCTGTTGGGTGGCCTGGTTCTGATCATGGGTTTGCTTGCACTGTATGAAACCAAACAGATGGACAGCGCCACCGACGAGATCCGCGTTACCTGGATGCCCGCCGTGGTCGCCCTCAACGACATCAGCACCAACCTCGGCCGCGTCCGTGCGGTCACCCTGCGCACAGCGCTGGACGACGACCCAGCCGAACGTGAGCGCAACGTAGCCCTGCTTGGGCGGATCAACGACGAGCTCAAGCAAGGCCTGAAGGACTACGAGGACACCATCATCGCCGCCGATGACCGTGCCCTGTTCAACGCCTTCAACAGCGCCCACCAGCAGTACTACACCCAGCAGCAGGACGTGCTGAAGGACATCGCCGCCGGCCGCGCGGCCGACGCCAAGCGCAAGATCAGCGGGCCCCTCACCCAGTACGCCGACAGCATGATGAAAGCCATGGGCGCACTCATCGCCTACAACGGCAAGGGCGCAGAAGACGCATCCCAGCGCAGCAGCAACGTGGCCGACGAGGCGTTCTCGGTGATCATCGTGTCGCTGGTGGTGATCATGCTGGCGCTGGTCGCCATTGCCACCCTGCTCACCCGCAGCATCGTCGTGCCCCTGGCCGATGCGGTAGCCGTGGCCGAACGCGTGGCCACCGGCGACCTGACCCGCGACATCCAGGTAACCGGCCGCGACGAGCCGGCCATGCTGTTGCGCGCCCTGAGCCAGATGCAACAAAGCCTGCGCGACACCCTGCGCAAGATCGCCGCCTCCTCCGACCAGCTGGCCTCGGCCTCCGAAGAGCTGCACAGCGTCACCGAGGACACCAGCCGCGGCCTGCACCAGCAGAGCGCCGAAATCGACCAGGCCGCGACCGCGGTCAACCAGATGACTGCCGCGGTGGAAGAAGTGGCCAACAATGCGGTAAGCACTGCCGACGCCTCCAAGGGCGCCGACCAGACCACCCGCGATGGCCGCGACCAGGTCAACCAGGCGCTCAGCTCGCTGCAGCACCTGGTGGATGACGTCACCGGCACCTCCGAAGAAATCGAACAGCTGGCCACCAGCGCCAACGAAATCAGCCGCGTGCTCGACGTGATCGGCTCGATTGCCGGGCAAACCAACCTGCTGGCACTGAACGCCGCCATCGAGGCCGCCCGCGCCGGTGAAGCCGGCCGTGGTTTCGCCGTGGTGGCCGATGAAGTACGTGCCCTGGCCCACCGCACCCAGCAGTCCACCGCCGAGATCGAGCAGATGATCGGCGGCATCCAGACCGGCACCGAGCGTGCGGTCAGCGCCATGCACAGCAGCCAGGGCCGTGCCAGCGGCACCCTGGAAGTGGCCCAGGGTGCCGGCCAGGCGCTGGAAGTGATCGCCGAGGCCATTGCCTCGATCAACCAGCGCAACCTGGTGATTGCCAGCGCCTCCGAAGAGCAGGCCCAGGTGGCCCGCGAGGTGGACCGCAACCTGGTCAACATCCGCGACCTGGCCATGCAGACCTCGGCCGGCGCCAACCAGACCAGCGCCGCGGCGCAGGACCTGTCGCGCCTGGCGGTGGACCTGAACGGCATGGTGGCGCAGTTCAAGCTGTAA